From a single Nostoc sp. MS1 genomic region:
- a CDS encoding HPP family protein has translation MKGYLPKRRFYSNYIARLNYQNVQERWKNYCFKIRGTGRSTCLDKPHHRHIFWSWCGSFIGIAATAYLSVKTNSPLLMAPFGATSVLIFGIPDSPLAQPRNVIGGNLVAALVSLTILHLFGSEPWAMGMAVATAIGMMQLTHTLHPPSGAVALVVMMTKASWQFLLTPALEGSIILVLCAVVFNNLAHERTYPKYWY, from the coding sequence ATGAAAGGTTATTTACCCAAAAGACGTTTTTACTCAAACTATATTGCTAGATTAAATTATCAAAATGTTCAGGAAAGATGGAAAAACTACTGTTTTAAAATTCGTGGAACTGGACGTTCAACCTGTTTAGATAAACCCCACCACAGACATATCTTTTGGAGTTGGTGCGGTAGTTTTATTGGCATAGCAGCAACCGCTTACCTTTCTGTAAAAACTAATTCTCCTCTATTGATGGCTCCCTTCGGCGCTACTAGCGTATTAATCTTTGGTATTCCTGATAGTCCATTAGCCCAACCGCGAAATGTAATTGGTGGTAATCTTGTCGCAGCATTAGTTAGCCTGACAATTCTGCATCTTTTCGGCTCAGAACCTTGGGCGATGGGAATGGCGGTAGCTACCGCTATTGGGATGATGCAACTTACCCATACTTTACATCCACCTTCGGGAGCAGTTGCATTAGTTGTAATGATGACAAAAGCATCCTGGCAATTTCTTTTAACACCTGCCTTAGAAGGTTCAATAATTCTGGTACTCTGTGCAGTGGTATTCAATAATTTGGCACACGAGCGAACATATCCTAAGTATTGGTATTAA
- a CDS encoding alpha/beta hydrolase, which yields MNKQSLQKLLIGDFTWKRLLKSLIFIYVFFAVYIYFRADSMIFLPQPSSYQDTKDILKLVSGEKTKISAVHLVNPTAKYTILYAHGNAEDLGEIKQFLEQLRDLGFNVLAYDYHGYGTSEGTPTENNAYQDIDAAYNYLIKDLKIQPNNIIVFGRSVGGGSAVDLAAKKQVGGLIIESTFTSAFKVVIPVKILPFDKFNNLEKIKKVQCPILIMHGKADEIIPFTHAEKLYAAAPSPKLNLWVDEASHNDFFWVAGERYKNSLREFADLVSRSQKSGS from the coding sequence ATGAATAAACAAAGTCTGCAAAAACTTTTAATTGGTGATTTTACTTGGAAAAGATTGTTAAAATCTCTAATTTTTATCTATGTGTTTTTTGCTGTCTATATTTATTTCCGAGCAGATAGTATGATTTTCTTACCTCAACCATCTAGCTATCAAGATACTAAAGATATATTAAAGCTAGTAAGTGGAGAAAAAACGAAAATCTCAGCCGTGCATTTAGTTAACCCTACTGCTAAGTACACAATTCTTTACGCTCATGGTAATGCAGAAGATTTAGGTGAAATTAAACAATTTCTAGAGCAATTACGCGATTTAGGCTTTAATGTTTTGGCTTATGATTATCACGGTTATGGTACAAGCGAAGGCACTCCTACAGAAAATAATGCTTATCAAGATATTGATGCTGCTTACAATTATTTAATTAAAGATTTAAAAATACAACCCAATAATATTATTGTTTTTGGACGTTCAGTAGGAGGTGGTTCAGCAGTAGATTTGGCAGCAAAAAAGCAAGTTGGAGGTCTAATTATAGAAAGTACCTTCACTTCTGCCTTTAAGGTTGTAATACCAGTAAAAATTCTCCCATTCGATAAATTTAATAATTTGGAAAAAATTAAAAAGGTTCAGTGTCCAATATTGATTATGCACGGTAAAGCTGATGAGATAATTCCTTTTACTCATGCAGAAAAGTTATATGCTGCTGCACCATCGCCAAAGTTGAATCTATGGGTGGATGAGGCAAGTCATAATGATTTTTTCTGGGTAGCTGGTGAAAGATATAAAAATAGTTTGAGAGAGTTTGCTGATCTAGTGTCACGTTCTCAAAAATCTGGAAGTTAA
- a CDS encoding DJ-1/PfpI family protein, producing the protein MGSQTQYTIGLVIYPDMTQLDITGPHQVFSSMPNTQVLLLWKTLQPVVSNGGLTILPTTTFDQCPQLDVLCVPGGVFGAVEMMQDAQMLAFLQKQAQTARYVTAVCTGSLILAAAGLLQGYRAACHWAFREQLTLMGVEVSHKRVVVDSNRITGGGVTAGIDFALTIAAMLCGESTAKFLELMLEYNPAPPFGVGSPEKAPSRLVQAVLDVAKPLIEASNAASQKAGLEMTD; encoded by the coding sequence ATGGGAAGTCAGACTCAATATACAATTGGCTTAGTAATTTACCCTGATATGACCCAATTAGATATTACTGGGCCACATCAAGTTTTTTCGTCTATGCCTAATACACAAGTTTTACTTTTGTGGAAAACTCTCCAACCAGTTGTTAGTAATGGTGGACTAACAATTTTACCGACTACTACCTTTGATCAATGTCCGCAACTTGATGTGTTGTGTGTTCCTGGTGGTGTTTTTGGGGCTGTGGAAATGATGCAGGATGCCCAAATGTTAGCGTTTTTGCAAAAGCAAGCACAGACAGCTAGGTATGTAACGGCTGTATGTACTGGTTCTCTAATCTTGGCAGCTGCGGGATTATTGCAAGGATATCGTGCAGCTTGTCATTGGGCGTTTCGAGAACAGCTAACCCTCATGGGTGTAGAAGTAAGTCACAAAAGAGTAGTTGTAGACAGTAACCGAATCACAGGTGGCGGCGTAACAGCCGGAATTGATTTTGCTTTAACTATTGCAGCTATGTTGTGTGGAGAATCTACAGCTAAATTTCTTGAATTAATGTTAGAGTATAATCCAGCACCTCCATTTGGTGTTGGTTCGCCAGAAAAAGCTCCTTCTCGTCTGGTGCAAGCTGTGTTAGACGTTGCTAAACCTTTAATTGAAGCATCAAACGCAGCCAGTCAAAAAGCAGGTTTAGAAATGACGGATTGA
- a CDS encoding LuxR C-terminal-related transcriptional regulator, whose product MAYTLPQLIKQVTNASSINQLCGHYMDAAGELFGSQHWGIYIHGKAGQRGTIHLQGLPDSFIDYYSQIGAALDKVMEYVVSHHAPAHEQLIFTQETWKQSELYQIGCGKIYDHEHIMTGPIVGEGKLIGTVQFARTSGTPAYNTQDLLQLSAICAHISTKLALLQSENKLLLPKNDISLTPRELQIAVLVGKGLTNAEIASELWISQNTVKQTLKRIFRKLNVSARAEMVAQLHLYPMF is encoded by the coding sequence ATGGCTTACACTTTGCCACAGTTGATTAAACAAGTCACAAATGCTTCATCAATAAACCAACTATGTGGACATTATATGGATGCGGCAGGAGAGTTATTTGGTAGTCAACATTGGGGAATATATATACATGGCAAAGCAGGACAACGAGGTACTATACACTTGCAAGGTTTGCCAGATAGTTTTATTGATTACTACTCTCAGATTGGTGCAGCTTTAGATAAAGTGATGGAGTATGTTGTTTCCCATCATGCACCTGCCCACGAACAATTAATTTTTACACAAGAGACTTGGAAACAAAGTGAACTATATCAAATTGGTTGTGGCAAAATATATGACCACGAACATATCATGACCGGGCCGATTGTAGGAGAAGGAAAGTTAATTGGTACAGTGCAATTTGCTCGTACCAGTGGAACTCCAGCTTATAATACGCAAGATTTGCTGCAATTGAGCGCCATCTGCGCCCATATTTCTACAAAATTAGCACTTTTGCAGTCTGAAAATAAGTTATTGCTGCCCAAGAATGACATTTCTTTAACACCAAGAGAATTACAAATTGCTGTTTTGGTAGGTAAAGGCTTAACAAATGCAGAAATTGCATCTGAACTATGGATTAGTCAAAATACAGTCAAGCAGACCTTAAAACGCATTTTTCGCAAATTAAATGTATCTGCAAGAGCGGAAATGGTAGCACAGTTGCATCTGTATCCTATGTTTTAG
- a CDS encoding IS5 family transposase produces the protein MYRRAQKQEKAAENFELPFGGKLASDNRWVIMANMIPWSKFEAEYAEIFSARMGAPAKTFRMALGALIIKEKLGISDRETVEQIRENPYLQYFIGMSAYSNESAFDPSMLVHFRERIDIELVNKINQEIVRKMLENKQEVEVRAKKPEVEDSKSKPANRGKLILDASCAPADISYPTDLGLLNQARKQTETIIDTLYKSLLVRNINKPRTYRNKARKDYLAVAKKRKPTVKERRKAIRKQLQYINRNLTHIQQLINLGASLLKLSNSQYKMLLVVAEVYRQQLWLYENQKISIQDRIVSLNQPHIRPIIRGKAGRTVEFGAKFSASYYDGYVFLDHISWDNFNESGDLKSQVEAYKNYTGYYPESVHVDKIYRTRENRAWCQERGIRISGPPLGRPPQNVSPEKKKQAAYDERIRNCIEGKFGQGKRRFSLGRVMAKLPHTSFTAIAITFLVMNLSTLLLRLFCVFFCLFFKTESFFTSSIIETDISLNLKQQKLIFFLD, from the coding sequence ATGTATCGAAGAGCGCAAAAGCAAGAAAAAGCAGCAGAAAACTTTGAACTACCCTTTGGGGGAAAACTAGCGTCAGATAACCGATGGGTAATCATGGCGAACATGATACCTTGGTCAAAATTTGAAGCAGAGTACGCAGAAATATTTTCAGCAAGAATGGGAGCGCCAGCCAAAACATTTAGAATGGCGTTGGGAGCATTAATAATTAAAGAAAAATTAGGAATAAGTGACAGAGAGACAGTAGAACAAATTCGGGAGAACCCGTATCTGCAATACTTTATAGGAATGTCAGCATATAGTAATGAATCTGCATTTGACCCGTCAATGCTAGTTCATTTTAGAGAAAGGATAGATATAGAATTAGTCAATAAAATCAATCAAGAAATAGTCAGGAAGATGTTAGAAAATAAACAGGAGGTAGAAGTAAGAGCAAAAAAGCCAGAGGTCGAGGATTCAAAAAGTAAGCCAGCCAATAGAGGAAAATTAATATTAGATGCTAGTTGTGCGCCAGCAGACATAAGTTATCCGACAGATTTAGGATTATTAAATCAAGCCAGAAAGCAAACAGAAACAATCATAGATACATTATATAAGTCCTTATTAGTAAGAAATATCAACAAACCAAGAACCTACAGAAACAAAGCAAGAAAGGATTATTTAGCAGTAGCCAAGAAAAGAAAACCAACAGTTAAAGAAAGAAGGAAAGCTATCAGAAAGCAACTGCAATATATCAACAGAAATTTAACTCATATTCAGCAGCTAATAAATTTAGGTGCGTCACTATTAAAACTGAGCAACAGTCAATATAAGATGTTGCTAGTAGTAGCAGAAGTTTATCGTCAACAGTTATGGTTATATGAAAATCAAAAAATTAGTATACAAGACCGCATTGTCAGTTTAAACCAACCACACATTCGTCCGATTATCCGAGGTAAAGCCGGGAGAACAGTAGAGTTTGGGGCTAAGTTTTCAGCTAGTTACTATGATGGCTATGTATTTTTAGACCATATTAGTTGGGACAACTTTAACGAATCAGGAGACTTAAAATCACAAGTAGAAGCATACAAAAACTACACCGGATATTATCCTGAATCAGTTCATGTTGATAAGATTTATCGGACGAGGGAGAATCGAGCTTGGTGTCAAGAAAGGGGAATTAGAATTAGTGGCCCACCACTAGGTAGACCCCCCCAAAATGTCAGCCCTGAAAAGAAGAAACAAGCCGCTTATGACGAAAGGATTCGTAATTGTATTGAGGGCAAGTTTGGACAAGGTAAACGAAGATTTAGCCTTGGTAGAGTTATGGCTAAACTTCCTCATACTTCTTTCACCGCTATTGCCATAACTTTTTTAGTTATGAATCTTTCTACTCTGCTATTACGGCTTTTTTGTGTATTTTTTTGCCTATTTTTCAAAACTGAGTCTTTTTTTACTTCTTCTATTATCGAAACTGATATTTCATTAAACCTTAAACAACAAAAACTTATCTTTTTTCTGGACTGA
- a CDS encoding tRNA dihydrouridine synthase — MSQISLPQPLYQNLPLTALAPMQDVTNLWFMKVIAQYGSPDYFFTEYFRVNETSRLNPSILASITENDTGRPVFAQMIGESIPDLVRTAKELCNYNIAGVDLNMGCPAPRIYRKKAGGGLLLSPAKVDRILAELRQAVSDRPLTVKMRIGFDNTDTFYEILDLINRHNIDLLSLHGRTVKDMYHGVVKYDLIAEAVKRVDCPVLANGNIYSATHALSVLTQTGADGVMVGRWAIGNPWLFEQIRQALRGEPITPVPLVEVRNYIERLWQTPEAPNFPERARVGYMKMFLNYIALSVDAEGQFLRLMRQTQTEVELFKICDRFLLSEKTKTLALAPYSGV; from the coding sequence ATGTCGCAGATATCGCTTCCCCAGCCACTCTACCAAAACCTACCCCTCACGGCTCTTGCACCTATGCAGGATGTAACAAATCTCTGGTTTATGAAGGTCATTGCCCAATACGGCAGTCCTGACTACTTCTTTACCGAGTATTTCCGTGTAAATGAAACCTCACGGCTGAATCCTAGCATTCTGGCATCGATTACCGAAAACGACACAGGTCGCCCCGTTTTTGCACAGATGATTGGCGAAAGTATCCCCGATTTAGTCAGAACAGCCAAAGAACTGTGCAACTATAATATCGCTGGGGTTGATTTGAATATGGGCTGTCCAGCACCAAGAATTTATCGCAAAAAAGCTGGGGGTGGCTTGCTGCTTTCACCAGCAAAAGTGGATCGGATTTTGGCAGAACTGCGACAGGCGGTAAGCGATCGCCCTTTGACAGTGAAAATGCGTATAGGCTTTGACAATACAGATACCTTTTACGAAATTCTCGACCTCATCAATCGCCACAATATTGATTTGCTGAGTTTGCACGGTCGCACCGTCAAAGATATGTATCACGGTGTAGTCAAATATGATTTAATTGCCGAAGCTGTCAAACGGGTTGATTGTCCAGTGTTAGCCAATGGTAACATCTACTCAGCAACTCATGCCTTATCGGTGCTGACTCAAACGGGTGCAGATGGTGTCATGGTTGGACGCTGGGCAATTGGCAATCCTTGGCTTTTTGAGCAAATTCGCCAAGCTTTGCGCGGTGAACCGATTACGCCTGTTCCTTTAGTTGAGGTACGCAACTATATTGAGCGTTTATGGCAAACTCCAGAAGCGCCAAACTTTCCAGAACGAGCGCGTGTAGGCTACATGAAAATGTTCCTTAACTACATTGCCTTAAGTGTGGACGCTGAAGGTCAGTTTCTGCGGTTGATGCGACAAACGCAGACTGAGGTGGAACTGTTTAAAATCTGCGATCGCTTTCTCCTGAGTGAGAAGACGAAAACCTTAGCTCTAGCACCCTACTCAGGCGTGTAA
- a CDS encoding NADPH-dependent F420 reductase, translating to MKIGIIGSGNMGRSLGLLWAEQGHEVFFGARTKEKGQSVAAFVGHGTQGGTNDESANFGDVLLYTVRGINPAEVITSIDVLSGKILIDCNNFDIPEGFAFSPIVQSLAEKLASEVPNARVVKAFNTMAQEVFELAPSPLKDYQVSVFVCADDTQARKTVMQLAEDIGFVAVDCGELRHARLIEGLGDFIRFMMIGQLQNPYATISVNVLPAASEQRLGGRRASNLS from the coding sequence ATGAAAATTGGTATTATAGGCAGTGGAAATATGGGGCGCTCTCTGGGTTTACTGTGGGCAGAACAAGGACATGAGGTTTTTTTTGGCGCTAGGACAAAAGAGAAGGGGCAGTCAGTAGCAGCATTTGTTGGGCATGGAACACAGGGGGGAACTAACGATGAGTCCGCAAATTTTGGTGATGTTTTGCTTTATACAGTAAGAGGCATAAATCCGGCCGAGGTAATTACTTCAATTGATGTCCTATCTGGCAAAATACTAATTGACTGCAACAACTTTGATATTCCTGAGGGATTTGCATTTTCCCCTATAGTTCAATCACTGGCAGAAAAATTAGCCTCAGAAGTTCCCAATGCAAGGGTTGTAAAAGCTTTTAATACAATGGCTCAGGAAGTTTTTGAACTTGCACCCAGTCCGCTAAAAGATTATCAAGTCTCTGTTTTTGTCTGTGCAGATGATACGCAAGCTCGTAAAACTGTCATGCAATTGGCTGAGGATATTGGATTTGTTGCCGTTGACTGTGGAGAATTACGTCACGCGCGATTAATTGAGGGCTTAGGAGACTTTATTAGATTTATGATGATCGGTCAGCTACAAAATCCTTATGCCACGATTTCTGTCAACGTTTTGCCTGCTGCATCCGAGCAACGATTGGGTGGACGACGAGCATCTAATCTTTCATAA
- a CDS encoding Gfo/Idh/MocA family protein, with the protein MTNANSNNKIRYAVVGLGWFAQEAALPAFAHSENSQLVALVSDDETKLAELSQKYGIDHTYSYEEYEDCLASDEIDAVYIALPNHLHCEYAVRAANQAIHVLCEKPMAVTEEECEEMIKAANDNGVKLMIAYRLHLDPANLAAVEIVRSQQIGEARVFNSVFTQQVEGGNIRLRDITGGGTIYDIGIYCINAARYLFQDEPTQVFAVAASKGEQRFSEVEEMTSVILRFPNERLASFTCSFGAGKVSNYQIVGTKGDLLVESAYSWQGEIKHYLTIDGETQERTFADHDQLAAEFTYFSDCILQDKQPEPNGIEGLIDVRIIEALYQSITTGQPIQIPTLEREARPTSQQAIEHPPLEDKPDLINAASPGGNS; encoded by the coding sequence ATGACAAATGCAAACTCAAATAACAAAATCCGTTATGCTGTCGTTGGTTTAGGGTGGTTTGCTCAAGAAGCGGCTTTACCTGCATTCGCTCATAGTGAAAATTCCCAATTAGTGGCTCTGGTTTCCGATGATGAGACAAAATTGGCAGAACTAAGCCAAAAGTATGGTATTGATCATACCTACTCTTATGAAGAGTATGAAGATTGCCTAGCCAGCGATGAAATTGATGCTGTTTATATTGCATTACCCAATCACCTGCATTGTGAATACGCTGTACGTGCGGCTAATCAAGCAATTCACGTTTTATGCGAAAAGCCAATGGCTGTTACCGAAGAAGAATGTGAGGAGATGATTAAGGCTGCAAATGATAATGGTGTCAAGCTGATGATTGCTTATCGATTACACCTTGATCCAGCAAACTTAGCAGCCGTGGAAATAGTTCGCTCACAGCAAATTGGTGAAGCACGGGTGTTTAACTCAGTTTTTACTCAACAAGTGGAAGGAGGTAACATCCGTTTACGAGACATTACAGGTGGCGGCACGATTTACGATATTGGCATCTACTGTATTAATGCTGCACGTTATTTGTTCCAAGATGAACCAACCCAAGTGTTTGCTGTAGCAGCAAGTAAAGGGGAACAACGCTTCAGCGAAGTTGAAGAAATGACCAGCGTGATTCTACGCTTTCCCAATGAACGATTAGCATCATTTACTTGTAGTTTTGGTGCAGGTAAGGTTTCTAATTACCAAATAGTGGGAACCAAAGGTGATTTACTTGTAGAGTCTGCTTACTCATGGCAAGGAGAAATTAAGCATTATCTAACTATTGATGGGGAAACTCAAGAGCGCACTTTTGCAGATCACGATCAGTTAGCTGCTGAATTTACTTATTTTTCAGATTGTATTTTGCAAGATAAACAGCCAGAACCAAATGGCATAGAAGGATTGATTGATGTCCGCATTATTGAGGCACTTTATCAATCGATTACTACAGGTCAACCTATACAAATACCAACTCTAGAACGTGAAGCGCGTCCAACATCACAGCAAGCTATTGAACATCCTCCTCTTGAGGATAAGCCAGATTTAATTAATGCTGCTTCTCCTGGTGGTAATTCTTGA
- a CDS encoding molybdopterin-dependent oxidoreductase produces MGLIHIPHPQISRRRFLQLSGISSMSLLFGGCGTPVFEDLVGAVSQPLNQKVEELIFKPQKLVPEFSLSEIQPEALIVNSFRYTPIIDLEKYRLIVDGEVNNPLNISMAEIKDLPLTSMIIRHVCVEGWAAIVQWGGIKLRDIIALAQPKSQVKYAYFKSADGYYESWDIASALHPQTLLAYEKNGAPLPVENGAPLRLASPIKLGYKQSKWVTQITLASSLSIFKGYWEDQGYEWFAGI; encoded by the coding sequence ATGGGCTTAATTCACATACCTCATCCGCAAATATCACGCCGTCGATTTTTGCAGCTATCTGGTATTTCCAGTATGAGTTTGCTATTTGGCGGTTGCGGTACACCTGTTTTTGAAGATTTAGTTGGTGCAGTTTCTCAACCACTAAATCAAAAAGTAGAGGAATTAATCTTTAAACCTCAAAAACTTGTACCAGAATTTTCATTAAGTGAAATTCAACCAGAAGCATTAATAGTTAATAGCTTTCGTTATACACCAATTATAGATTTAGAAAAATATCGTTTAATCGTTGATGGAGAAGTGAATAATCCTTTAAATATTAGCATGGCAGAAATTAAGGATTTACCCTTAACTTCTATGATTATTCGCCATGTTTGTGTAGAAGGTTGGGCTGCCATTGTGCAATGGGGTGGTATTAAGTTAAGAGACATTATTGCCCTTGCTCAACCAAAATCACAGGTCAAATACGCTTATTTTAAATCGGCTGATGGTTATTACGAAAGTTGGGATATTGCCTCAGCTTTACATCCACAAACACTTTTAGCTTATGAGAAAAATGGTGCGCCTTTACCTGTGGAAAACGGTGCGCCTTTGCGTTTAGCTTCACCAATTAAGTTAGGTTACAAACAAAGTAAATGGGTAACTCAAATTACCTTGGCTAGTAGTTTATCTATATTTAAAGGCTACTGGGAGGATCAAGGTTATGAGTGGTTTGCAGGAATTTAG
- a CDS encoding PEP-CTERM sorting domain-containing protein (PEP-CTERM proteins occur, often in large numbers, in the proteomes of bacteria that also encode an exosortase, a predicted intramembrane cysteine proteinase. The presence of a PEP-CTERM domain at a protein's C-terminus predicts cleavage within the sorting domain, followed by covalent anchoring to some some component of the (usually Gram-negative) cell surface. Many PEP-CTERM proteins exhibit an unusual sequence composition that includes large numbers of potential glycosylation sites. Expression of one such protein has been shown restore the ability of a bacterium to form floc, a type of biofilm.): protein MEESVITQINTEVNSSGTNSLSERSPLESLYTNLGTNVPTGVNNIPGGGVNPFTGEAGTQIQKLISDRLKLILGDDFFNSANNPFLTGGGNPFVIGNSPVGNSNRDFGTNNATIGNFNSDFANDSATIGNGNWNFNKSNTTIGNGNWKFGSDNTTIGNGNWYWDDGSSNATLGNGNWYFGSDNATIGNGNWYLDSGKNNTTLGNGNWYFGLNGTTVGNGNWDFGVNNTIIGNGNWVFTSNNTIVGNGNWLVDEDNVNIGVGSNLNPFVQTTKTKIDEIINSLVGRIGQDFVGLTGNSSVEGTQTYNQLILSRNNPNSNLSTDIEQLIALLSGVSTNYSPYPPGANPQSVPEPTSSISLMVVGFICLLLSRFKKRLKVTGI, encoded by the coding sequence ATGGAAGAATCAGTAATTACACAGATTAATACAGAGGTAAATAGCTCTGGCACTAATAGTTTATCTGAGCGATCGCCTCTTGAAAGTCTGTACACAAATTTAGGTACAAATGTACCCACAGGTGTTAATAATATTCCTGGTGGGGGTGTAAATCCTTTTACTGGTGAGGCTGGTACTCAAATACAAAAGTTAATTTCTGACCGCTTGAAATTAATTTTAGGTGATGATTTTTTCAATAGTGCCAACAATCCCTTTTTGACTGGTGGTGGTAATCCTTTTGTCATTGGTAACTCACCTGTTGGTAATAGCAATAGAGATTTCGGAACTAATAACGCAACTATAGGAAATTTCAACTCAGATTTTGCCAATGATAGCGCCACAATTGGTAATGGTAATTGGAATTTCAATAAAAGCAACACCACTATTGGTAACGGTAATTGGAAATTTGGTAGTGATAATACTACCATTGGTAATGGTAACTGGTATTGGGATGATGGCAGTAGTAACGCAACTTTAGGTAATGGTAATTGGTACTTTGGTAGTGATAATGCCACTATTGGTAATGGTAACTGGTATTTAGATAGCGGTAAGAATAATACAACTTTAGGTAATGGTAATTGGTACTTTGGTCTAAATGGGACAACTGTTGGTAACGGTAACTGGGATTTCGGCGTTAACAATACAATTATTGGTAATGGTAATTGGGTTTTTACTAGCAACAATACAATTGTTGGTAATGGTAATTGGTTAGTGGATGAGGATAATGTAAATATTGGCGTTGGTAGTAATTTGAATCCATTTGTACAAACTACTAAAACAAAAATTGATGAGATAATTAACTCACTTGTGGGAAGAATAGGTCAGGATTTTGTTGGGTTAACAGGAAATTCGAGTGTAGAGGGAACTCAAACATATAATCAACTTATTTTGTCAAGAAATAACCCCAATAGTAATTTATCAACTGATATTGAGCAACTTATAGCTTTACTTAGTGGCGTTTCTACCAATTATTCACCTTATCCACCTGGAGCAAATCCTCAATCTGTACCAGAACCTACTTCTTCTATATCGCTGATGGTAGTCGGTTTTATCTGTTTGCTGTTATCAAGGTTCAAGAAAAGACTCAAGGTTACGGGGATATAA
- the aroF gene encoding 3-deoxy-7-phosphoheptulonate synthase: MIVILKSGTPHEEVTRISQGLSEVWGVTVEKSVGKHKIILGIIGDTATIDTLQIQEFSPWIEQVMRVQKPFKRVSREFRYGEPSEVIVDTPNERVHFGEYHPIVVVAGPCSVENEEMIVETAKRVKAAGAKFLRGGAYKPRTSPYAFQGHGESALELLAAAREATGLGIITEVMDTADLAAVAKYADVIQVGARNMQNFALLKKVGAQDKPVLLKRGMAATIDEWLMAAEYILAGGNPNVILCERGVRTFDSKYARNTLDLAVIPILRSLTHLPIMIDPSHGTGKSEYVPSMAAAAIAAGTDALMIEVHPNPARALSDGPQSLTPERFDRLAQEMSVIGKVVGRWSQPALVNAI, from the coding sequence ATGATTGTCATACTTAAAAGTGGTACACCTCATGAAGAAGTTACTCGCATAAGCCAAGGTCTAAGTGAGGTTTGGGGTGTAACTGTTGAAAAGAGTGTCGGTAAACATAAAATCATTCTAGGCATTATTGGTGACACTGCAACTATCGATACTTTACAAATTCAAGAGTTTAGCCCTTGGATTGAACAAGTAATGCGTGTGCAGAAGCCATTCAAACGTGTTAGCCGAGAGTTCCGCTATGGTGAACCCAGCGAGGTAATTGTTGATACACCAAATGAGCGTGTCCATTTTGGCGAATATCATCCTATAGTAGTGGTGGCTGGGCCTTGTTCTGTTGAGAATGAGGAAATGATTGTGGAGACTGCAAAGCGCGTAAAGGCTGCGGGAGCGAAGTTTTTACGCGGTGGTGCTTACAAACCCCGGACTTCGCCTTATGCTTTCCAAGGACATGGGGAAAGTGCTTTAGAGTTGTTAGCGGCTGCTCGTGAAGCAACTGGTTTAGGCATCATCACCGAAGTTATGGATACTGCTGATTTAGCAGCCGTGGCGAAATATGCAGATGTAATTCAAGTAGGGGCGCGAAATATGCAGAACTTCGCGTTACTGAAAAAAGTAGGCGCTCAAGATAAGCCTGTACTCCTCAAGCGGGGGATGGCTGCAACTATCGATGAGTGGTTGATGGCTGCTGAATATATCCTGGCGGGGGGAAATCCTAATGTGATTCTGTGTGAACGGGGTGTAAGAACTTTTGATAGTAAGTATGCACGCAATACTTTGGATTTAGCGGTAATTCCTATTTTGCGATCGCTCACTCACCTACCCATTATGATTGACCCCAGTCATGGTACAGGTAAATCTGAGTATGTACCATCTATGGCCGCAGCTGCGATCGCGGCTGGTACAGATGCTTTAATGATTGAAGTTCACCCCAACCCTGCTAGAGCTTTATCAGATGGGCCACAATCTTTAACACCGGAAAGATTCGATCGTTTAGCACAAGAAATGTCAGTCATTGGTAAAGTTGTCGGACGTTGGAGTCAACCTGCTTTGGTTAATGCAATTTAG